In one Streptomyces sp. T12 genomic region, the following are encoded:
- a CDS encoding MFS transporter has translation MRSIYLPRTADALAFAMSTYGIPLLVLATTRSAALTGAAFALEWIPRLAAFGWAGSIVDRCGASAVFFRASLGRALALAAGAVLLHLHPSGTVATATVMVLAATTGVLTEFSYIAAETAGAAAGRRAGTRAHRVQAVLLGIDQTATMTGPALAGLLLLAGPSQMLAVITVLSLLAALLALRTPPSTVAGAHVPKDAKSAGLITGWLTIRSLPALGWLVTGLTLSNLAIGLLQAAGPVIVVEYFGQSTTAVGLVWSAAAAATLLAVTICRFAIDRLGLWPVGAACAALASLACLAAAQAPNYLSYLVLVAVLMAAEGGMTVVLRTLRSRLIPPEQFGSTLSATILILLLPFPVAGVLTALTPPDALGHVIAACAALQALGLFCAFHRLRTDPALRT, from the coding sequence ATGCGCAGCATCTACCTGCCGCGCACGGCGGACGCTCTCGCGTTCGCGATGTCCACGTACGGCATCCCGCTGCTGGTCCTGGCCACCACGCGCTCCGCCGCACTGACGGGCGCCGCGTTCGCGCTGGAATGGATCCCGCGGCTGGCGGCGTTCGGGTGGGCCGGATCGATCGTCGACCGGTGCGGGGCGTCGGCCGTCTTCTTCCGCGCCTCTCTGGGACGTGCGCTGGCCCTCGCCGCCGGCGCGGTCCTGCTCCACCTCCACCCGTCCGGCACCGTTGCGACCGCGACCGTGATGGTGCTCGCGGCGACGACCGGCGTGCTCACCGAGTTCAGCTACATCGCGGCCGAGACCGCGGGTGCCGCCGCTGGCCGCCGAGCAGGTACGCGGGCCCACCGCGTCCAGGCCGTCCTTCTCGGGATCGACCAGACCGCGACCATGACCGGTCCGGCGCTCGCCGGACTGCTGCTGCTCGCCGGCCCGTCGCAGATGCTGGCGGTGATCACCGTGCTCTCGCTTCTCGCCGCGCTGCTCGCGCTGCGCACGCCGCCCTCGACCGTCGCCGGGGCGCACGTGCCGAAGGACGCGAAGAGCGCCGGGCTGATCACCGGATGGCTGACCATCCGCTCCCTGCCCGCGCTCGGCTGGCTCGTGACGGGCCTTACCCTCTCCAACCTCGCCATCGGCCTCTTGCAGGCGGCTGGCCCGGTGATTGTGGTCGAGTACTTCGGGCAGTCCACCACTGCCGTCGGCCTGGTCTGGTCCGCCGCCGCGGCGGCCACCCTCTTGGCGGTCACCATCTGCCGGTTCGCGATCGACCGCCTGGGGCTATGGCCGGTCGGCGCCGCCTGCGCGGCCCTCGCCTCACTCGCCTGTCTCGCCGCCGCCCAGGCCCCCAACTACCTGTCCTACCTGGTCCTGGTCGCGGTCCTTATGGCGGCCGAAGGCGGCATGACGGTCGTCCTGCGCACATTGCGCTCCCGTTTGATCCCTCCGGAGCAGTTCGGCAGCACCCTGTCGGCGACCATCCTCATCCTCCTGTTGCCCTTTCCCGTCGCCGGCGTACTCACCGCGCTCACCCCGCCCGACGCCCTGGGCCACGTCATCGCCGCCTGTGCCGCCCTGCAGGCACTCGGCCTGTTCTGCGCCTTCCACCGCCTGCGCACCGATCCCGCCCTGCGCACCTGA
- a CDS encoding HAD family phosphatase encodes MTHTSASPTGVDALILDYNGVLGRQPAPAMWTRLADLAEWPHRHIPSFQDAFWTPRNAYDAGKLSNLAYWAKVLGHHPGPRWLRTLVAADTAMWTRTDPFVLDTLYLARAAGLPMVLLSNAPAHLSTVLDATDWRRELIDDALYSARLGLCKPDPAAYEHALAATGVDDPSRVLFVDDREDNCQAAAELGLRTLHYTGQLADLQQKLLPAPVSNFRS; translated from the coding sequence TTGACCCACACTTCCGCCTCCCCGACCGGCGTGGACGCCCTGATCCTCGACTACAACGGCGTTCTGGGACGACAGCCCGCCCCAGCCATGTGGACCCGGCTCGCCGACCTCGCCGAGTGGCCCCACCGACACATCCCCTCCTTCCAGGACGCCTTCTGGACTCCGCGAAACGCCTATGACGCAGGGAAGTTGAGCAATCTCGCCTATTGGGCGAAGGTGCTCGGACACCACCCCGGCCCACGCTGGCTGCGCACCCTGGTCGCCGCCGACACCGCCATGTGGACCCGCACCGACCCCTTCGTCCTCGACACCCTCTACCTCGCCCGCGCCGCGGGCCTGCCCATGGTGCTGCTCTCCAACGCCCCGGCCCACCTCAGCACCGTCCTGGACGCCACCGACTGGCGGCGCGAGCTGATCGACGACGCCCTGTACTCCGCCCGCCTGGGCCTGTGCAAACCCGATCCGGCCGCGTACGAACACGCCCTGGCCGCCACCGGCGTCGACGACCCGTCACGCGTGCTGTTCGTCGACGACCGCGAGGACAACTGCCAGGCCGCCGCCGAGCTGGGCCTGCGAACCCTGCACTACACCGGCCAACTCGCAGATCTGCAACAGAAGTTGCTGCCCGCCCCGGTCAGCAACTTCCGTTCCTGA
- a CDS encoding DUF6112 family protein, with amino-acid sequence MSLPLADRVIQLAYDPGISPKGGGLPGLSVLKNVVNSINLFGIIAVVGALAVSLGVWAWGHHTGGHQAEANGKKGATVAAGAALGLGAANGIVAFFSALGSQVR; translated from the coding sequence ATGTCCCTCCCTCTCGCAGACCGCGTCATCCAGCTCGCCTACGACCCAGGAATCTCACCCAAGGGCGGCGGCCTGCCCGGACTGAGCGTGCTGAAGAACGTCGTCAACTCGATCAACCTGTTCGGGATCATCGCCGTCGTCGGCGCCCTCGCCGTCTCACTCGGCGTATGGGCCTGGGGCCACCACACCGGCGGCCACCAGGCTGAGGCCAACGGCAAGAAGGGCGCGACCGTCGCCGCGGGCGCCGCCCTCGGTCTGGGCGCCGCGAACGGCATCGTCGCCTTCTTCTCCGCCCTCGGCTCGCAGGTCCGCTGA
- a CDS encoding SH3 domain-containing protein — protein MRSTRIAISAAMLGALALPVLSTAPASAAPVAATLTPTSIGTPCPTTPLPYKVHTSAVTIRSKATTKSTAVGVLYKSHKFTVHKKSGNWLYITDRTTGVKGWVSGTYVYRDTRMCLD, from the coding sequence ATGCGCTCTACCCGAATTGCCATATCAGCGGCGATGCTCGGCGCACTCGCACTCCCGGTCCTGTCCACCGCGCCCGCGAGTGCGGCCCCCGTCGCTGCCACCCTGACGCCCACGAGCATTGGTACGCCCTGCCCGACGACCCCGTTGCCGTACAAGGTCCACACGTCGGCTGTGACGATCCGGTCCAAGGCCACGACGAAGTCCACGGCGGTCGGCGTGCTCTACAAGAGCCACAAGTTCACCGTGCACAAGAAGAGCGGCAACTGGCTCTACATCACCGACCGGACCACGGGCGTCAAGGGATGGGTGTCCGGGACGTACGTCTACCGCGACACCCGCATGTGCCTGGACTGA
- a CDS encoding helix-turn-helix domain-containing protein produces the protein MAITALPPDTERDIARVSEALAMITPRWSVRILLALSGPPLRYTELAAKVSWLQAGQLHPKLKALCDAGLVERTEHTARHVTYGHTERGVALLPVLPMIVTWAEEHLETADRPLPAIEQIEDSLTLLTRRHAAAILWVLKSRTEASGRALARIVMPSCDWTNVYPPLRQLVADGLVDTEGIGQPYRLSAAGDGLGPTLAALSAWSAGQPLNQAAHHPVWGNPQAKPAPRPWVSSPPRPAPAAHTPARAGRFSPAWHNRDLFSHATTARPKTALPAGGPRR, from the coding sequence TTGGCCATCACCGCTCTGCCTCCCGACACCGAACGCGACATCGCCCGGGTCTCCGAAGCCCTTGCCATGATCACCCCGCGCTGGAGTGTGAGGATCCTGCTGGCCCTCTCGGGCCCGCCGCTGCGCTACACCGAGCTGGCGGCCAAGGTGTCCTGGCTGCAGGCCGGCCAGCTCCACCCCAAGCTCAAGGCGCTGTGCGACGCCGGGCTCGTCGAACGCACCGAACACACCGCACGGCACGTCACCTACGGCCACACCGAGCGTGGCGTGGCCCTGCTGCCGGTCCTGCCAATGATCGTCACCTGGGCCGAGGAGCATCTGGAGACTGCGGACCGCCCGCTGCCCGCGATCGAGCAGATCGAGGACAGCCTCACCCTGCTCACCCGGCGGCACGCCGCCGCCATCCTGTGGGTGCTGAAGTCCCGTACGGAGGCCAGCGGGCGGGCCCTGGCCCGGATTGTGATGCCCAGCTGTGACTGGACCAACGTGTACCCGCCGCTGCGGCAGCTCGTCGCCGACGGCCTGGTCGACACCGAGGGCATCGGCCAGCCCTACCGGCTGTCCGCGGCGGGCGACGGTCTGGGCCCCACTCTCGCTGCCCTGTCCGCGTGGTCCGCAGGGCAGCCTCTGAACCAGGCGGCCCACCACCCGGTCTGGGGGAACCCGCAGGCTAAACCCGCGCCGAGGCCCTGGGTCAGCAGCCCGCCCCGGCCGGCACCCGCAGCGCACACGCCAGCCCGAGCCGGCAGGTTCTCCCCGGCGTGGCACAACCGCGATCTCTTCTCCCACGCCACCACCGCCCGCCCGAAGACGGCACTTCCGGCAGGAGGTCCGCGCCGATGA
- a CDS encoding DUF4913 domain-containing protein translates to MEQSAQQAQQLDHLASDPAPGGASFAAFGMPGLGGPPPATPPEPRPILELDGEEREDELDALSDWVDDFLLPVYGAEVTTAAPWCLKWQEHDDVVAWLHALWLAYQQHKEPEAGLSGLFVWHRDFLTHAVAAIRAPGGPLSACMTSPERPAHRLLPGPPPSARTDKETQGMAEDAGPAEPDEPTP, encoded by the coding sequence ATGGAGCAGTCGGCGCAACAGGCCCAGCAACTCGATCATCTCGCGTCCGACCCGGCGCCGGGCGGAGCGTCGTTCGCCGCGTTCGGAATGCCGGGGCTCGGCGGCCCGCCTCCCGCCACTCCGCCGGAGCCCCGCCCCATCCTGGAACTGGACGGAGAGGAACGCGAGGACGAACTCGACGCGCTCAGCGACTGGGTCGATGACTTCCTCCTCCCGGTGTACGGGGCCGAGGTCACCACCGCGGCGCCCTGGTGCCTTAAGTGGCAGGAGCACGACGACGTCGTGGCCTGGCTCCACGCCCTGTGGCTCGCCTACCAGCAGCACAAGGAGCCAGAGGCCGGCTTGAGCGGCCTGTTCGTGTGGCACCGGGACTTCCTCACCCACGCCGTCGCGGCGATCCGCGCGCCGGGCGGTCCCCTGTCGGCCTGCATGACGTCCCCCGAGCGTCCGGCGCACCGGCTCCTGCCCGGCCCGCCCCCCTCAGCACGTACGGACAAGGAGACGCAGGGCATGGCAGAGGACGCCGGGCCCGCCGAGCCGGACGAGCCGACGCCATGA
- a CDS encoding ATP-grasp domain-containing protein, translating into MSARPLVLVVSPGDEADRGYCLEQVAAAYDIVLLTGAEPSWEKPYIVDHAVADLNDTTALLSAGRALAERHDLAGVVTWDEWRLIPTARLARALGLAANSVEVMRACRNKATARTLFARHGVPSAASMKARNLREAELATRILGLPAVIKPAAAAGSIGVIRIDRPEELPAAFAFASAGAGRSREDTGVLVEEYLDGPEVSVECVTHHGETTAVAVTRKRLGPAPYFDETGHTVDAADPLLTKVAPAAAAAIRALGIIDGVSHVEIRLVGGRPRLIEVNARLGGDMIGHLVHLATGVDLARAAADIACGRTPDLTPTRYRAAAIRFIYPAYSGTLTARRVTQPTGGVERVRFQRQAGDQLVLPEDGGDVYTARIGYLITTGPTATIAQARAQEAYRNLDVQVAATQTAPATGEYSA; encoded by the coding sequence TTGTCTGCTCGCCCCCTCGTACTCGTCGTCTCTCCGGGCGATGAGGCCGATCGCGGCTACTGCCTTGAGCAGGTGGCCGCCGCGTACGACATCGTCCTGCTGACCGGCGCCGAACCCTCGTGGGAGAAGCCGTACATCGTCGACCACGCCGTCGCCGATCTGAACGACACCACTGCGCTGCTCTCCGCCGGCCGGGCTCTGGCGGAACGGCACGACCTTGCTGGGGTGGTCACCTGGGACGAATGGCGCCTCATCCCCACCGCCCGCCTCGCCCGCGCGCTCGGTCTGGCCGCGAACTCCGTCGAGGTGATGCGGGCCTGCCGCAACAAGGCCACCGCCCGGACTCTGTTCGCCCGCCACGGAGTGCCGTCGGCCGCGTCGATGAAGGCGCGGAACCTGCGGGAGGCTGAACTGGCGACGAGGATCCTTGGCCTTCCCGCCGTCATCAAGCCCGCCGCAGCGGCCGGCAGCATCGGCGTGATCCGCATCGACCGTCCCGAAGAACTACCCGCCGCCTTCGCGTTCGCCTCGGCCGGCGCAGGCCGCAGCCGCGAGGACACCGGCGTCCTGGTCGAGGAGTACCTCGACGGACCCGAAGTCTCCGTCGAATGCGTCACCCACCACGGCGAGACCACCGCCGTCGCAGTGACCCGCAAGCGCCTGGGCCCCGCACCCTACTTCGACGAGACCGGGCACACCGTCGACGCCGCCGATCCGCTCCTCACAAAGGTGGCACCGGCCGCCGCTGCCGCCATCAGGGCCCTGGGGATCATCGACGGCGTGAGCCACGTCGAGATACGCCTGGTCGGCGGGCGGCCCCGGCTGATCGAGGTCAACGCACGCCTGGGCGGCGACATGATCGGACACCTCGTCCATCTGGCCACCGGCGTCGACCTCGCCCGGGCCGCCGCCGACATCGCCTGCGGGCGAACCCCCGACCTGACACCCACCCGCTACCGGGCCGCGGCGATCCGTTTCATCTACCCGGCCTACTCCGGCACCCTCACCGCCCGCCGTGTCACGCAGCCGACCGGGGGAGTGGAGCGGGTGCGCTTCCAGCGGCAGGCCGGCGACCAGCTCGTGCTGCCCGAGGACGGCGGCGATGTGTACACCGCCCGCATCGGCTACCTGATCACCACCGGGCCGACTGCCACCATCGCCCAGGCCCGCGCCCAGGAGGCGTACCGCAACCTCGACGTCCAGGTGGCCGCCACTCAGACGGCCCCGGCCACCGGGGAGTACTCCGCGTGA
- a CDS encoding site-specific DNA-methyltransferase: protein MPFSLHQGDALSVLAGLPDDSVDSVITDPPYNSGGRTAKERTTRSAKQKYTSADAKNDLADFTGENMDQRSYSFWLTQIMTEAHRLTRTGGTALLFTDWRQLPTTTDAIQAAGWLWRGVLAWHKPQARPQKGRFTQNCEFIVWASKGAIDGSRNPVYLPGLYSASQPSGAKRQHITQKPVEVMRELVKISPEGGTVLDFCAGSGSTGVAALLEGRDFIGVEKTEHYASIAADRLTETIRQTLTQDDVVLTV from the coding sequence TTGCCTTTTTCCCTGCACCAGGGCGACGCTCTCAGCGTCCTCGCCGGCCTGCCGGACGACAGCGTCGACTCCGTCATCACCGACCCGCCGTACAACAGCGGGGGCCGGACCGCGAAGGAGCGCACCACCCGCTCCGCGAAGCAGAAGTACACCTCCGCCGATGCCAAGAACGACCTCGCCGACTTCACCGGCGAGAACATGGACCAGCGGTCCTACTCGTTCTGGCTGACGCAGATCATGACCGAAGCCCACCGCCTCACCCGTACCGGCGGTACCGCGCTGCTGTTCACCGACTGGCGCCAGCTGCCCACCACCACGGACGCGATCCAAGCGGCCGGATGGCTGTGGCGCGGGGTCCTCGCCTGGCACAAGCCCCAGGCCAGGCCCCAGAAAGGCCGGTTCACCCAGAACTGCGAGTTCATCGTCTGGGCATCCAAGGGAGCGATCGACGGCTCGCGGAACCCCGTCTACCTGCCGGGCCTCTACAGCGCTTCGCAGCCCTCGGGGGCCAAGCGTCAGCACATCACGCAGAAGCCCGTCGAGGTGATGCGCGAGCTGGTCAAGATCAGCCCCGAGGGCGGCACTGTGCTCGACTTCTGCGCCGGCTCCGGCTCCACGGGCGTCGCCGCCCTGCTGGAAGGCCGCGACTTCATCGGCGTGGAGAAGACCGAGCACTACGCGTCGATCGCGGCTGACCGGCTCACCGAGACGATCCGGCAGACCCTCACGCAGGACGACGTGGTTCTCACCGTCTGA
- a CDS encoding ATP-binding protein has translation MGFCDFPLADQLCAVGDAVEFASDPGKAIGDWMAKSTGELAAAAADLAAEAVNTTTKVDLNATWFVDNYEMLLPLGLVLLVATFCAQLVRAAIRRDGQALAQAFTGTMSGVLFAFCAIALTTVAVEVVDAVSDGLFKAAHLDIASAVRRIVKVSQIPGLSGLGWLVAVVAGLGAAIGAFLYWCVMMVRKVGILVMVTLAIFAAAGGGWEVARRWRKGWIEATATLVVSKLLMTVIFVLGIAAMGKTEAKDGIAALADVTAGIVIMILVLLCPYAVFKFVHWAADGTDGESIHRAGGAGAQIAKAHAEKAARKAAAAAATAGTGGAAAGAAAAPQGPDAAGGFPGDIAANPTGAGGESKEGPQSGGTGGSPDGNAIKSGLEKAAQPAPTSVSDNTNGQMGGSPGPGGSGANAASGQASGWQSIPPTTTPPPQGAPPSPGSQNATSSGPASPPPPPTGL, from the coding sequence GTGGGTTTTTGTGACTTCCCCCTGGCAGACCAGCTGTGCGCCGTCGGTGACGCGGTGGAATTCGCCTCGGACCCCGGCAAGGCCATCGGTGACTGGATGGCCAAGTCCACCGGTGAACTGGCAGCCGCAGCAGCCGATCTGGCCGCCGAGGCGGTCAACACCACCACGAAGGTGGACCTCAACGCGACGTGGTTCGTCGACAACTACGAGATGCTGCTGCCACTGGGCCTGGTCCTGCTGGTCGCCACATTCTGCGCGCAACTGGTCCGGGCCGCCATCAGACGCGACGGACAAGCCCTCGCGCAAGCCTTCACCGGCACCATGAGCGGCGTCCTGTTCGCCTTCTGCGCCATCGCCCTGACCACGGTCGCCGTCGAAGTGGTCGACGCCGTCAGCGACGGCCTGTTCAAAGCCGCGCACCTGGACATCGCCTCGGCGGTGCGCCGCATCGTGAAGGTGAGCCAGATCCCGGGCCTGTCCGGGCTGGGCTGGCTCGTTGCGGTCGTCGCCGGGCTCGGCGCCGCCATCGGCGCGTTCCTCTACTGGTGCGTGATGATGGTCCGTAAGGTCGGCATCCTCGTCATGGTCACACTGGCCATCTTCGCCGCCGCCGGCGGCGGCTGGGAGGTCGCCCGACGCTGGCGCAAGGGCTGGATCGAAGCCACCGCCACCCTCGTCGTCAGCAAGCTCTTGATGACCGTGATCTTCGTCCTCGGCATCGCCGCCATGGGCAAAACCGAGGCCAAGGACGGCATCGCCGCTCTAGCCGACGTCACGGCCGGCATCGTGATCATGATCCTGGTCCTGCTGTGCCCGTACGCCGTCTTCAAGTTCGTGCACTGGGCAGCCGACGGCACCGACGGCGAGTCCATCCACCGGGCGGGCGGCGCCGGAGCACAGATCGCCAAGGCCCACGCGGAAAAGGCCGCACGCAAGGCCGCCGCCGCTGCGGCCACCGCCGGAACCGGTGGCGCGGCAGCCGGAGCAGCCGCCGCACCGCAGGGCCCCGACGCCGCTGGCGGTTTCCCCGGCGACATCGCCGCCAACCCGACCGGCGCAGGCGGAGAAAGCAAGGAAGGCCCGCAGAGCGGCGGCACAGGCGGATCGCCCGATGGCAATGCCATCAAGTCCGGCCTGGAGAAGGCCGCCCAGCCCGCCCCGACAAGCGTGTCCGACAACACCAACGGCCAGATGGGCGGCAGCCCGGGACCTGGCGGATCCGGAGCGAACGCCGCCTCCGGCCAGGCCAGCGGATGGCAGTCCATCCCGCCGACCACGACCCCGCCGCCGCAGGGCGCACCGCCGTCCCCCGGCTCACAGAACGCCACGTCCAGCGGGCCGGCCTCACCGCCGCCACCTCCGACCGGCCTCTGA
- a CDS encoding C40 family peptidase, whose amino-acid sequence MKWLAAAIGVVFLSPLLIGGTGMMLASSADAVQTNGSLSGCLTDIDTDKVAEQVTRILDGASGKDVRVEGLDLPDEQVPNASTIVATGLSLDVPKKGQIIALATAMQESRLRNLNYGDRDSLGLFQQRPSQGWGSAQQIRDPAYASEQFYKHLLKVNGWQQMTVTQAAQAVQKSALPDAYAQWENLATALQEAIAKTFPSSGNDTDGKDPAQDRQPSTGCAPGQDGSGFGRIPEGSVPKGYTIPKDADPKARTAIKWAMHQLGTLYQWGGSCTNAHGPDPMDRCDCSSLMQQAYAHAGVTLTRTTYTQINEGKTVSPAQLKPGDLIFSRGTAARPEHVGMYVGEGLVIEAPRTTKPVRITPIKDWTILAARRVL is encoded by the coding sequence TTGAAGTGGCTCGCCGCCGCCATCGGCGTCGTCTTCCTCTCCCCGCTCCTGATCGGCGGCACCGGCATGATGCTGGCCTCCTCCGCCGACGCCGTGCAGACCAATGGCTCCCTCAGCGGCTGTCTGACCGACATCGACACGGACAAGGTCGCCGAGCAGGTCACCAGAATCCTCGACGGCGCGTCCGGCAAAGACGTCCGTGTCGAGGGCCTGGACCTGCCCGACGAGCAGGTCCCCAACGCATCGACGATCGTGGCCACCGGCCTCTCCCTCGACGTCCCCAAGAAGGGACAGATCATCGCGCTCGCCACGGCGATGCAGGAGAGCCGGCTGCGCAACCTCAACTACGGCGACCGCGACTCGCTCGGCCTGTTCCAGCAGCGCCCCTCCCAGGGATGGGGCAGCGCCCAGCAGATCCGCGACCCGGCCTACGCCTCCGAGCAGTTCTACAAGCACCTGCTCAAGGTGAACGGCTGGCAGCAGATGACCGTCACCCAGGCCGCCCAAGCCGTCCAGAAGTCCGCCCTGCCGGACGCATACGCGCAGTGGGAGAACCTCGCCACCGCACTGCAGGAAGCCATCGCCAAGACCTTCCCCAGCAGCGGCAACGACACGGACGGCAAGGATCCGGCCCAGGACAGGCAGCCGTCGACCGGCTGTGCGCCGGGCCAGGACGGTTCCGGTTTCGGCCGCATCCCCGAGGGGAGCGTCCCGAAGGGATACACGATCCCCAAGGACGCCGACCCGAAGGCACGCACGGCCATCAAGTGGGCCATGCACCAGCTCGGCACGCTCTACCAGTGGGGCGGATCCTGCACCAACGCGCACGGCCCAGACCCCATGGACCGCTGCGACTGCTCCAGCCTGATGCAGCAGGCGTACGCACACGCCGGCGTCACCCTCACCCGCACCACGTACACGCAGATCAACGAGGGCAAGACGGTCTCGCCCGCCCAACTCAAGCCCGGTGACCTGATCTTCAGCCGCGGCACCGCAGCCCGGCCCGAACACGTCGGCATGTACGTGGGCGAGGGCCTCGTGATCGAGGCGCCACGCACCACCAAGCCGGTCCGGATCACCCCGATCAAGGACTGGACGATTCTCGCCGCACGTCGCGTCCTCTGA
- a CDS encoding MFS transporter, translating into MKQTAAPELARSRRLLTGYFAGMGVVMAVFGARMPAVQHTADLSTAGLALVLLAAALGMVAGLQTGGRLAHPARFPVLLTGGAIALAACLAAVGVCRSLESLLVAAFVFGAAHGVLDVAANAAAVCCQDAHGRPIMGRLHASYSLGALTGAALAAITAHTSHTLLFAVVAACAAAAAGVTTRLAHTVASPALVPVQHGAARGPVEQEVSRRRLWLLGALAAATLLGEGAAADWASVHLHDLGATAATSAAAYAAYSAAMAAGRLAGDRLTARFGAPAAVRTGAAVAALGLATGLAGSTIAFALLGWAAFGLGLSVTIPSLITAAGQGGPRAVATVAVTGYVGLLAGPAVIGALATVTALPHALLLPALLAAAVAALAPKALEKPTP; encoded by the coding sequence GTGAAGCAGACCGCGGCGCCTGAGCTGGCGCGCAGCCGCCGCCTGCTGACCGGCTATTTCGCGGGCATGGGCGTGGTGATGGCCGTCTTTGGCGCACGCATGCCCGCCGTCCAGCACACCGCAGATCTGAGCACCGCCGGGCTCGCCCTGGTGTTGCTGGCCGCCGCTCTCGGCATGGTCGCCGGACTTCAGACGGGCGGACGCCTTGCCCACCCGGCCCGCTTCCCCGTGCTGCTGACCGGCGGAGCCATTGCCCTCGCCGCCTGCCTTGCCGCCGTCGGGGTCTGCCGAAGCCTGGAGAGCCTGTTGGTGGCGGCGTTCGTCTTCGGCGCCGCGCACGGCGTCCTCGACGTCGCGGCCAATGCCGCGGCCGTCTGCTGCCAGGACGCCCACGGCCGCCCCATCATGGGGCGGCTGCACGCGAGTTACAGCCTCGGCGCCCTCACCGGTGCCGCACTGGCCGCCATCACCGCCCACACATCACACACCCTTCTGTTTGCCGTCGTGGCAGCTTGCGCCGCTGCGGCGGCAGGCGTGACCACGCGGCTCGCCCACACCGTCGCCAGCCCTGCACTCGTGCCCGTCCAGCACGGTGCTGCACGGGGCCCGGTCGAGCAGGAGGTGTCCCGGCGCCGATTGTGGCTGCTGGGTGCGCTGGCTGCTGCCACGCTGCTGGGCGAAGGAGCCGCTGCCGACTGGGCCTCCGTCCACCTGCACGACCTCGGCGCGACGGCCGCGACCAGCGCCGCGGCGTACGCCGCCTATAGCGCTGCCATGGCCGCAGGCCGCCTCGCCGGCGACCGGCTCACCGCCCGCTTCGGCGCCCCCGCCGCCGTCCGCACGGGTGCCGCGGTGGCCGCGCTCGGCCTCGCCACCGGTCTGGCCGGCTCCACCATCGCCTTCGCCCTGCTGGGCTGGGCGGCCTTCGGTCTGGGGCTGTCCGTCACCATCCCCAGCCTGATCACCGCCGCCGGACAGGGCGGACCCCGCGCGGTCGCCACCGTCGCGGTCACCGGCTACGTCGGCCTGCTCGCCGGCCCCGCCGTCATCGGCGCCCTCGCCACCGTCACCGCCCTGCCGCACGCACTGCTGCTGCCCGCCCTCCTCGCCGCAGCCGTCGCCGCCCTCGCACCCAAAGCCCTGGAGAAACCGACCCCTTGA
- a CDS encoding regulator, whose translation MTPLYTPAEARNAVELLASRSLIRLVTEIDDNGAIPARRLADNLPDLSAHQLRHATEAARKHGLVRVAPGFGLELTDAGAELADLYDVMARWARRHAYPAPVCEFSSRIRYVLDLLATSAATEGGDGLSRPSTTRLTSAEAGADLARPRTLLIQWLAGNPQVTGVSESEPVA comes from the coding sequence ATGACCCCCCTGTACACCCCTGCCGAAGCACGCAACGCGGTCGAGCTGCTGGCCTCGCGCTCCTTGATCCGCCTGGTCACCGAGATCGACGACAACGGGGCGATACCGGCGCGCCGACTGGCCGATAACCTCCCCGACCTCTCCGCGCACCAACTGCGCCACGCTACCGAGGCAGCCCGCAAACACGGGCTCGTCCGGGTCGCACCCGGATTCGGCCTGGAACTCACAGATGCTGGCGCGGAGTTGGCCGACCTGTACGACGTGATGGCTCGCTGGGCCCGACGCCACGCCTACCCGGCGCCGGTCTGCGAGTTCAGCAGCCGCATCCGATACGTCCTCGACCTGTTGGCAACTTCGGCCGCCACCGAGGGCGGCGACGGCCTCTCGCGGCCGTCCACCACGCGCCTGACCAGCGCCGAGGCCGGGGCGGACCTTGCCCGCCCCCGTACCCTGCTGATCCAGTGGCTGGCCGGCAACCCGCAGGTCACCGGGGTGTCCGAGTCCGAGCCGGTCGCGTGA